One window from the genome of Streptomyces sp. WZ-12 encodes:
- a CDS encoding extracellular solute-binding protein, producing MRCGIRGALATALVTGLALAATGCGGGGDGGGTTGGELAGTVTFWDTSNDAEKATYRKLAEGFQKEHPKVHVAYVNVPFGDANAKFKNAAGGGAGAPDVMRTDVAWVADFANLGYLAPLDGTPALADTADYLPQAVGSTKFDGRTYAAPQVIDTLALFYNKKLLADAGVPVPQTFAELGAAAAKIKAKTGATALYLRGDDPYWFLPYLYGEGGDMVDAAHKKITIDNATGVRAFRTLKQLVDSKAAVTDATDGQENQLKALKDGTVAMAIDGPWDIEGARAGKAFADQRNLGVAPVPGGSTAKGSPQGGWDLSVYAGSKNLNAAYAFVKYMSSAKVQQQTTERLSLLPTRKSVYNAPSVQHNEMVAFFKPAVDGAVQRPWIAEGNSLFEPLKVQMNKVLTGAATPEQAATSVGDAYRKLLKDYR from the coding sequence ATGCGGTGTGGCATACGTGGCGCGCTCGCCACCGCGCTGGTGACGGGCCTGGCACTGGCGGCGACGGGATGTGGGGGCGGGGGTGACGGCGGCGGCACGACCGGCGGTGAACTGGCCGGAACCGTGACCTTCTGGGACACCTCCAACGACGCCGAGAAGGCCACCTACCGGAAACTGGCCGAGGGTTTCCAGAAGGAGCACCCCAAGGTCCACGTCGCCTATGTGAACGTCCCGTTCGGCGACGCCAACGCCAAGTTCAAGAACGCCGCGGGCGGCGGCGCCGGCGCCCCCGACGTGATGCGCACCGACGTCGCCTGGGTCGCCGACTTCGCCAACCTCGGCTACCTCGCCCCGCTTGACGGCACCCCGGCCCTGGCCGACACCGCCGACTACCTCCCCCAGGCCGTCGGCTCCACCAAGTTCGACGGCCGCACCTACGCCGCGCCCCAGGTGATCGACACCCTCGCGCTCTTCTACAACAAGAAGCTGCTGGCCGACGCCGGCGTCCCCGTTCCCCAGACCTTCGCCGAACTCGGCGCCGCGGCAGCGAAGATCAAGGCGAAGACCGGCGCCACCGCCCTCTACCTGCGCGGCGACGACCCCTACTGGTTCCTGCCCTACCTCTACGGCGAGGGCGGCGACATGGTCGACGCGGCACACAAGAAGATCACCATCGACAACGCCACCGGGGTCCGCGCCTTCCGCACCCTCAAGCAACTCGTGGACTCCAAGGCCGCCGTCACCGACGCCACCGACGGCCAGGAGAACCAGCTCAAGGCCCTCAAGGACGGCACCGTCGCGATGGCGATCGACGGCCCCTGGGACATCGAGGGCGCCCGCGCCGGCAAGGCGTTCGCCGACCAGCGCAACCTCGGCGTCGCCCCCGTCCCCGGCGGATCCACCGCCAAGGGCTCCCCGCAGGGCGGTTGGGACCTCTCCGTCTACGCCGGCAGCAAGAACCTCAACGCCGCCTACGCCTTCGTGAAGTACATGAGCTCCGCCAAGGTCCAGCAACAGACCACCGAGCGGCTCAGCCTGCTGCCCACCCGCAAGTCCGTCTACAACGCCCCGTCCGTCCAGCACAACGAGATGGTCGCCTTCTTCAAGCCCGCCGTCGACGGCGCCGTCCAGCGCCCCTGGATAGCCGAGGGCAACTCTCTCTTCGAGCCGCTCAAGGTCCAGATGAACAAGGTCCTCACCGGCGCCGCCACGCCGGAGCAGGCCGCCACGTCCGTCGGGGACGCCTACCGGAAGCTGCTCAAGGACTACAGGTGA
- a CDS encoding carbohydrate ABC transporter permease: MAAPVVLVVGVIIGIPLVRGLYLSLTDANEANVERSIGMNHLPATYHFTGLANYRAVLTDGVFWGRLGWTVTWTLACVVLTFLIGLALATLLNRRLRGRTVYRLALILPWAIPAFVSVFTWRMLYNEKNGLLNKVLAGGGIDGVPWLNDPTWAKLSVIAVNVWLGVPFMLVALLGGLQSIPGELYEAAEMDGAGAWQRFRHITAPGLRAVSSTVLLLSTIWTFNMFPVIFLLTRGGPGDATEILVTYAYRLSFVDSPRNFSASATWGVVILALLALVAVGYRRTLRKQGEVW; encoded by the coding sequence ATGGCCGCCCCGGTCGTCCTCGTCGTCGGCGTCATCATCGGGATCCCCCTCGTCCGCGGCCTGTACCTCTCCCTGACCGATGCCAACGAGGCCAACGTCGAGCGCTCGATCGGCATGAACCACCTCCCCGCCACCTATCACTTCACCGGCCTGGCCAACTACCGCGCGGTGCTGACCGACGGCGTCTTCTGGGGCCGGCTGGGTTGGACCGTGACCTGGACCCTCGCCTGCGTCGTGCTCACCTTCCTGATCGGCCTGGCGCTGGCCACCCTGCTCAACCGCCGGCTGCGCGGCCGCACCGTCTACCGTCTGGCGCTGATCCTGCCCTGGGCCATCCCCGCCTTCGTCTCCGTCTTCACCTGGCGGATGCTCTACAACGAGAAGAACGGTCTGCTCAACAAGGTGCTGGCCGGCGGCGGCATCGACGGAGTGCCCTGGCTCAACGACCCGACCTGGGCCAAGCTCTCGGTGATCGCGGTCAACGTCTGGCTGGGCGTGCCCTTCATGCTCGTCGCCCTCCTCGGCGGGCTCCAGTCGATCCCCGGCGAGCTCTACGAGGCCGCCGAGATGGACGGCGCCGGCGCCTGGCAGCGCTTCCGCCACATCACCGCGCCCGGCCTGCGCGCGGTGAGCAGCACGGTGCTCCTCCTCTCCACCATCTGGACGTTCAACATGTTCCCGGTGATCTTCCTGCTCACCAGGGGCGGACCCGGCGACGCCACCGAGATCCTGGTGACCTACGCCTACCGGCTCTCCTTCGTCGACAGCCCCCGCAACTTCTCCGCCTCCGCCACCTGGGGCGTGGTCATCCTCGCTCTCCTCGCCCTCGTCGCCGTCGGCTACCGACGAACGCTGCGCAAACAGGGAGAGGTGTGGTGA
- a CDS encoding sugar ABC transporter permease — MASVGLHLALLLATVVAVFPPLWLLITSFKPTNDAFTTGLVSHFTLANYTHVLTGTSFLTWFGNSVVVVGLTTVLGVFIAATTGYAVSRFRFPGMRPLMWLLLITQMFPVAVLIVPLYNLLASLGLLNQPAGLVLTYLTIAVPFCAWMMKGFFDTIPMEIDEAGRVDGLNPFGTFWRLVLPLARPGLAVTGFYTFVTAWAEVAYASAFMTGEENLTLAGGLQTFVNQYTNDWGSMTAAAVLIAVPAALVFAFAQRHLVSGLTAGTTKG, encoded by the coding sequence TTGGCCTCCGTCGGGCTGCATCTGGCCCTGTTGTTGGCGACCGTCGTCGCGGTCTTCCCGCCGCTGTGGCTGCTGATCACCTCCTTCAAACCCACCAACGACGCCTTCACCACCGGACTCGTCTCCCACTTCACGCTCGCCAACTACACCCACGTCCTGACCGGCACCTCCTTCCTCACCTGGTTCGGCAACTCCGTGGTCGTCGTCGGACTGACCACCGTCCTCGGGGTGTTCATCGCCGCCACCACCGGCTACGCCGTCAGTCGCTTCCGCTTCCCCGGCATGCGCCCGCTGATGTGGCTGCTGCTGATCACCCAGATGTTCCCGGTCGCCGTGCTGATCGTCCCGCTCTACAACCTGCTCGCCTCGCTCGGCCTGCTCAACCAGCCGGCCGGGCTCGTCCTCACCTACCTCACCATCGCCGTGCCGTTCTGCGCCTGGATGATGAAGGGCTTCTTCGACACCATCCCGATGGAGATCGACGAGGCGGGCCGGGTCGACGGCCTCAACCCCTTCGGCACCTTCTGGCGGTTGGTCCTCCCGCTCGCCCGTCCCGGCCTCGCCGTCACCGGCTTCTACACCTTCGTCACGGCCTGGGCCGAGGTCGCCTACGCCTCCGCCTTCATGACCGGCGAGGAGAACCTCACCCTCGCCGGCGGGCTGCAGACCTTCGTCAACCAGTACACCAACGACTGGGGTTCGATGACCGCCGCCGCCGTGCTCATCGCCGTACCGGCCGCGCTGGTCTTCGCCTTCGCCCAACGTCACCTCGTCTCCGGACTGACCGCCGGCACCACCAAGGGATGA
- a CDS encoding LacI family DNA-binding transcriptional regulator, with protein sequence MGGVTRPAPRTAPRLSDIAAQAGVSEATASRVLNGRAGVAAGTRQRVLAVLDVLGYERPVRLLRRSAGLVGLVIPELTNPIFPAFAQIIEQCLAGHGYTPVLCTQMPGGATEDELVEQLEERGVTGIVFLSGLHADTAADPSRYTRLTSRGVPYVLINGYNERVDAPCVSPDDRAAARMAVRHLVELGHERIGLAVGPARYVPSRRKAEGFAAALGEAFGLPRRRVERLVRHTLFGVEGGHAAASALLADGCTGIVCGSDLMALGAVRAARQRGLDVPGRLSVVGYDDSPLIAFTAPPLTTVRQPVQAMATAAVGALVEEIQGNPVQRTEFVFQPELVVRGSTGPVAT encoded by the coding sequence GTGGGAGGAGTGACCCGACCGGCCCCCCGAACCGCCCCGCGACTCTCCGACATCGCCGCCCAGGCGGGGGTCAGCGAGGCGACCGCCAGCCGCGTCCTCAACGGCCGCGCGGGCGTGGCGGCGGGGACCCGGCAGCGGGTGCTCGCCGTGCTCGACGTCCTCGGCTACGAACGGCCGGTCCGGCTGCTCCGGCGGAGCGCCGGCCTGGTCGGCCTGGTCATCCCGGAGTTGACCAATCCGATCTTCCCGGCCTTCGCCCAGATCATCGAGCAGTGCCTGGCCGGCCACGGCTACACGCCGGTGCTGTGCACCCAGATGCCGGGCGGTGCCACCGAGGACGAGCTCGTCGAGCAGTTGGAGGAGCGCGGGGTCACCGGCATCGTCTTCCTCTCCGGCCTGCACGCCGACACCGCCGCCGACCCCTCCCGTTACACCCGGCTCACGTCCCGGGGCGTGCCCTACGTCCTGATCAACGGCTACAACGAGCGGGTCGACGCCCCCTGTGTCTCGCCCGACGACCGCGCCGCGGCCCGGATGGCCGTGCGTCACCTCGTCGAACTCGGCCACGAGCGCATCGGGTTGGCGGTCGGCCCGGCCCGCTATGTGCCCTCCCGCCGCAAGGCGGAGGGCTTCGCGGCCGCCTTGGGGGAGGCGTTCGGCCTTCCGAGGCGGCGGGTCGAACGGCTCGTCCGGCACACCCTGTTCGGCGTCGAGGGTGGCCACGCCGCGGCCTCGGCCCTGTTGGCCGACGGCTGTACCGGCATCGTCTGCGGCAGCGACCTGATGGCGTTGGGCGCGGTGCGCGCGGCCCGCCAGCGGGGCCTCGACGTCCCCGGCCGGCTCTCCGTCGTCGGCTACGACGACTCCCCGCTTATCGCCTTCACCGCCCCGCCGTTGACCACGGTGCGGCAACCGGTGCAGGCGATGGCGACCGCCGCGGTGGGCGCGCTGGTCGAGGAGATCCAGGGAAACCCCGTCCAGCGCACCGAGTTCGTCTTCCAGCCCGAGCTGGTGGTGCGCGGCTCCACCGGGCCGGTGGCGACCTGA
- a CDS encoding TetR/AcrR family transcriptional regulator, producing the protein MTNGARRRMGVEERREQLIAVALGLFSHRSPEDVSIDEIAEAAGISRPLVYHYFPGKQQLYEAALRRAADELTARFIEPHEGPLGARLLRVMERFFDFVEEHGPGFSALMRGGPAIGSTRTSAMIDGVRQAAFTQVLAHLDAQDPFPRLELVVRSWVSLAETTALLWLDGRRIPRGELERQLVHDFAALAAVSAAYDERMAQVVRRILADEPADGMFADLVGRLLQLPQPA; encoded by the coding sequence ATGACGAACGGGGCACGCCGCAGGATGGGGGTCGAGGAGCGACGCGAGCAGTTGATCGCCGTCGCGCTCGGCCTCTTCAGCCACCGCTCCCCCGAAGACGTCTCGATCGACGAGATCGCCGAGGCGGCCGGCATATCAAGGCCGTTGGTCTACCACTACTTCCCGGGCAAGCAGCAGCTCTACGAGGCCGCCCTGCGGCGCGCCGCGGACGAGCTGACGGCGCGCTTCATCGAGCCCCACGAAGGGCCGCTCGGCGCCCGGCTGTTGCGCGTCATGGAGCGGTTCTTCGACTTCGTGGAGGAGCACGGGCCCGGCTTCTCGGCCCTGATGCGCGGCGGCCCGGCGATCGGTTCGACCCGCACGAGCGCGATGATCGACGGCGTACGCCAGGCCGCGTTCACGCAGGTCCTCGCCCATCTCGACGCCCAGGACCCCTTTCCGCGGCTGGAGTTGGTGGTCCGCTCCTGGGTCTCGCTCGCCGAGACCACGGCACTGCTGTGGCTGGACGGGCGGCGGATACCCCGCGGCGAGCTCGAACGCCAGTTGGTGCACGACTTCGCGGCGCTGGCGGCGGTCAGCGCCGCGTACGACGAGCGGATGGCGCAGGTGGTGCGCCGGATACTGGCGGACGAGCCCGCGGACGGGATGTTCGCGGATCTGGTCGGCCGGCTGTTGCAGTTGCCCCAGCCGGCCTGA
- a CDS encoding PDR/VanB family oxidoreductase — protein MRTVLVVAGAALLVRRALRRRIRQSPLWPMPALEQPISGRGREAARAARGGSGRAAPLRLRVAERTVAAEGVVALRLEGERLPDWEPGAHIDLVLPSGTVRQYSLCGEPADAVRADGGSYTIAVRLIEDGRGGSREAHEALRAGMTVEVRGPRNRFRLEDHHAYLFIAGGIGITPILPMVRQAEAEGVPWRLLYAGRSRSSMPFLAEAEKLAGGGGVGTFGGGGVDGDGDNGSGSGGFGGRGRLTVVAEDEDGRPDLAAALADAPPHAAVYCCGPEPLMNAVAELLPNGPAGLTLHTERFAPAGNVAGGAAGGAVGSVGVASASGSGAESGSVAGDGAVPGEGLPGEGLPGGEMPGEDASFEVELRRSGRTVTVPAGTSVLRAIREQALPDLPYSCEEGFCGTCQQRVLAGEVEHRDELLTDAERADSLLICVSRAKPGAGPGAGLVLDL, from the coding sequence CTGCGTACCGTGCTGGTGGTCGCCGGGGCCGCCCTCCTGGTCAGGCGGGCGCTACGCCGACGGATCCGCCAGTCGCCGCTGTGGCCGATGCCGGCGCTGGAGCAGCCGATCTCCGGGCGGGGGCGCGAGGCGGCCCGGGCGGCGCGCGGGGGTTCGGGGCGCGCGGCGCCCTTGCGACTGCGGGTGGCCGAACGGACCGTGGCGGCCGAGGGTGTGGTGGCCCTCCGCCTGGAGGGCGAGCGGCTGCCCGACTGGGAACCGGGCGCGCACATCGACCTCGTACTGCCCTCGGGCACCGTGCGGCAGTACTCGCTGTGCGGCGAACCGGCCGACGCCGTACGGGCGGACGGCGGTTCGTACACCATCGCGGTCCGGCTGATCGAGGACGGGCGGGGCGGCTCCCGGGAGGCGCACGAGGCGCTCCGCGCGGGCATGACGGTCGAGGTGCGCGGGCCCCGCAACCGCTTCCGTCTGGAGGACCACCACGCCTATCTCTTCATCGCCGGCGGGATCGGCATCACCCCGATCCTCCCGATGGTGCGGCAGGCCGAGGCGGAGGGGGTGCCCTGGCGGCTGTTGTACGCGGGGCGGTCGCGGTCGTCCATGCCGTTCCTGGCAGAGGCCGAGAAGCTGGCCGGGGGCGGCGGGGTCGGCACCTTCGGGGGCGGTGGTGTTGATGGTGACGGTGATAACGGCAGTGGGTCGGGGGGATTTGGGGGGCGCGGACGGCTGACCGTGGTGGCGGAGGACGAGGACGGGCGGCCCGACCTGGCCGCGGCGCTCGCCGATGCGCCGCCACACGCCGCCGTGTACTGCTGCGGTCCCGAGCCCCTGATGAACGCCGTGGCCGAGCTGCTGCCCAACGGGCCGGCGGGCCTGACCCTGCACACGGAGCGGTTCGCCCCGGCGGGAAACGTGGCAGGGGGCGCTGCGGGTGGTGCGGTGGGGAGCGTGGGAGTAGCTTCCGCTTCCGGTTCAGGGGCGGAATCAGGGTCCGTCGCGGGTGACGGGGCCGTACCGGGCGAAGGTTTGCCGGGCGAGGGCTTGCCGGGCGGCGAAATGCCGGGCGAGGACGCCTCGTTCGAGGTGGAGTTGCGTCGGAGCGGTCGTACGGTGACGGTGCCGGCCGGCACCAGCGTGCTCCGGGCGATCCGCGAACAGGCCCTGCCCGACCTGCCGTACTCCTGCGAGGAGGGCTTCTGCGGCACCTGCCAACAGCGGGTCCTGGCGGGTGAGGTGGAGCACCGCGACGAGCTCCTGACGGACGCGGAGCGCGCGGACTCCCTGCTGATCTGCGTGTCCCGGGCGAAGCCGGGGGCGGGTCCGGGAGCGGGGCTGGTGCTGGATTTGTAG
- a CDS encoding metal-dependent hydrolase: MSNTASLRPQPVASEHTPLKARNVAFDWAETPLHWIPGDPSSTHTINVLHLLLPAGERWFVHVYKQVLPYIRDPELRADVIGFIGQEAMHSQAHDDVLPHLTEQGLDPTPYTAQVDWLFEKLLGDRTLPPGRARRWWLMERVATIAAIEHYTAFLGDWVLNAGALDAKGADPTMLDLLRWHGAEEVEHRSVAFDLFMHLDGGYRRRVRTWATAFGALVFLWQRGIRFFMANDPTLLNGKAAVRDFVRGGRQGVLPTTGAIVRSVPQYLSRAYHPSQHGDTEQALAYLDRSPAATAAATAPVAAPGGA, from the coding sequence ATGTCTAATACGGCCTCGTTGCGGCCCCAGCCGGTCGCGTCCGAGCACACCCCGCTGAAGGCCCGGAACGTCGCCTTCGACTGGGCGGAGACCCCCCTGCACTGGATCCCCGGTGATCCGTCCAGCACCCACACCATCAACGTCCTGCACCTGCTGCTGCCGGCCGGCGAGCGCTGGTTCGTGCACGTCTACAAGCAGGTGCTGCCGTACATCCGCGATCCCGAACTGCGCGCGGACGTCATCGGGTTCATCGGCCAGGAGGCCATGCACTCGCAGGCGCACGACGACGTGCTGCCGCACCTGACGGAACAGGGGCTGGACCCGACCCCGTACACCGCGCAGGTCGACTGGCTCTTCGAGAAGCTGCTCGGCGACCGGACGCTCCCCCCTGGGCGGGCCCGCAGGTGGTGGCTCATGGAGCGGGTGGCGACGATCGCCGCCATCGAGCACTACACCGCCTTCCTGGGCGACTGGGTGCTCAACGCCGGGGCCCTGGACGCCAAGGGCGCGGATCCGACCATGCTCGACCTGCTGCGCTGGCACGGCGCGGAGGAGGTCGAGCACCGCTCGGTGGCGTTCGACCTCTTCATGCACCTGGACGGCGGCTACCGGCGGCGGGTGCGGACGTGGGCCACGGCCTTCGGCGCGCTGGTGTTCCTGTGGCAGCGCGGCATCCGGTTCTTCATGGCGAACGACCCCACGCTCCTCAACGGGAAGGCCGCCGTACGGGACTTCGTACGGGGCGGCCGGCAGGGCGTGCTGCCGACCACCGGGGCGATCGTCCGCTCGGTCCCCCAGTACCTGAGCCGCGCCTACCACCCGTCGCAGCACGGCGACACCGAGCAGGCCCTCGCCTACCTCGACCGTTCGCCCGCGGCAACCGCCGCCGCCACCGCGCCCGTTGCCGCCCCCGGAGGAGCCTGA
- a CDS encoding DUF397 domain-containing protein, with product MGTAADKEWLYSLDISDATWQRPPGDPEAEAVEIAFLEGGAVAMRNSTEPDVVLRYTEAEWRAFVLGARDGEFDLPG from the coding sequence ATGGGCACCGCAGCCGACAAGGAATGGCTCTACAGCCTCGACATCTCCGACGCCACCTGGCAGCGCCCGCCCGGCGACCCGGAAGCGGAAGCGGTGGAGATCGCCTTCCTGGAGGGCGGCGCGGTGGCGATGCGCAACTCCACCGAGCCCGATGTCGTGCTGCGCTACACCGAGGCCGAGTGGCGGGCGTTCGTCCTGGGGGCCCGGGACGGGGAGTTCGACCTTCCGGGCTGA
- a CDS encoding GNAT family N-acetyltransferase — protein sequence MSTAPTTSAGRPAAPAPATPDYTALIADTPALVRAAQRLRHQVFADECGATLDTPLPGHDVDPVDDLADHLVVLHHPTRTVVGTYRLVPPGRTQRLYSDGEFDLTVLDAVRPALIEAGRSCVHPDHRNGAVINQMWAALARYTLLSGHRYLAGCASVPLADGGTSAAHAWALARTRYAAPPAFLVSPRRPWHPTAPLPERPAVAQLPPLLRGYLRIGAWLCGAPAHDPAFGVADFFTVLDIEQLSDRYRRFFLGDR from the coding sequence ATGAGCACGGCACCGACCACGTCCGCCGGCCGCCCCGCCGCTCCCGCCCCGGCCACCCCCGACTACACCGCCCTGATCGCCGACACCCCCGCCCTGGTCCGGGCCGCCCAGCGCCTGCGCCACCAGGTCTTCGCCGACGAGTGCGGCGCCACCCTGGACACCCCGCTTCCCGGCCACGACGTCGACCCGGTCGACGACCTCGCCGACCACCTCGTCGTCCTCCACCACCCCACCCGCACCGTCGTCGGCACCTACCGGCTGGTGCCCCCGGGGCGCACCCAACGCCTCTACTCCGACGGCGAGTTCGACCTCACCGTCCTCGACGCGGTGCGCCCCGCCCTGATCGAGGCCGGCCGCTCCTGCGTCCACCCCGACCACCGCAACGGCGCCGTCATCAACCAGATGTGGGCCGCCCTGGCCCGCTACACCCTGCTCTCCGGCCACCGCTACCTCGCCGGCTGCGCCTCCGTACCGCTCGCCGACGGGGGCACCTCCGCCGCGCACGCCTGGGCCCTGGCCCGCACCCGGTACGCCGCGCCGCCGGCGTTCCTGGTCAGCCCGCGCCGCCCCTGGCACCCCACCGCCCCGCTGCCCGAACGCCCCGCCGTCGCCCAACTCCCGCCGCTGCTGCGCGGCTACCTCCGGATCGGCGCCTGGCTGTGCGGCGCACCCGCCCACGACCCCGCCTTCGGGGTCGCCGACTTCTTCACGGTCCTGGACATCGAGCAACTCAGCGACCGCTACCGCCGCTTCTTCCTGGGGGACCGGTGA
- a CDS encoding lysophospholipid acyltransferase family protein — protein MNGPWDVSPVCAPNCAAHAVPPVPFSGTVRRAAVFSGAVGRALTDGPHLTDPVRLRSHARALLAALGVTLEARGIEAGPTPLSVTGTAPGERPPGTADAPILPTTPGTLIVLNHISWLDIVALLAVEPVTLLAKREVGRWPLVGGLARRAGTHFIDRTSPRQLPHTVAELAALLAAGRSVVVFPQATTWCTADRGTFRRATFQAALDAGAPVRPVTVDYAQQDRPTTVAAFCGADTFAASLHRVLTAHGLAVRVTVHPALPTAGRDLDRRTLAAAAERVVLGGDRVPQRAGQALGTYL, from the coding sequence GTGAACGGCCCCTGGGACGTCAGCCCGGTCTGCGCCCCGAACTGCGCCGCGCACGCCGTTCCGCCCGTCCCGTTTTCCGGTACCGTCCGCCGCGCCGCCGTGTTCAGCGGCGCGGTGGGCCGCGCCCTGACGGACGGCCCGCACCTGACCGACCCGGTACGGCTACGGAGCCACGCCCGAGCCCTACTGGCGGCGCTGGGCGTCACGTTGGAGGCCCGGGGCATAGAGGCCGGGCCGACCCCGCTGTCAGTGACGGGGACGGCGCCGGGGGAGCGCCCCCCGGGAACCGCCGACGCCCCCATCCTCCCCACCACCCCCGGCACCCTCATCGTGCTCAACCACATCTCCTGGCTCGACATCGTCGCCCTGCTCGCGGTCGAACCCGTCACCCTGCTCGCCAAGCGCGAGGTCGGCCGGTGGCCGCTGGTCGGCGGCCTGGCCCGCCGCGCCGGCACGCACTTCATCGACCGCACCAGCCCCCGCCAACTCCCGCACACCGTCGCCGAACTGGCCGCGCTCCTGGCCGCCGGCCGCTCGGTGGTGGTCTTCCCCCAGGCCACCACCTGGTGCACCGCGGACCGGGGTACCTTCCGCCGGGCCACCTTCCAGGCCGCCCTGGACGCCGGCGCCCCGGTCCGCCCGGTGACCGTCGACTACGCCCAACAGGACCGCCCCACCACGGTGGCCGCCTTCTGCGGGGCCGACACCTTCGCCGCCTCGCTCCACCGGGTGCTCACCGCCCACGGGTTGGCCGTACGGGTCACCGTCCACCCGGCGCTCCCCACGGCGGGCCGCGACCTGGACCGGCGCACACTGGCGGCCGCCGCCGAGCGCGTCGTGCTCGGCGGCGACCGGGTGCCCCAACGGGCCGGTCAGGCGCTCGGCACGTACTTGTAG
- a CDS encoding winged helix-turn-helix domain-containing protein, with product MANLRTVPADSPTAAVPHPPHHRHRLRAVAPDEAPAAARGAAPELRPGIAPRHSAQQVAELLNSGATWLPAPQHSLPALPGQPPMVGYLVLVPAEQTPGPPQPPAEPAPAARTGDETVRIDPEQRTVHVLGRQLDLTYLEFELLAHLVAHPHRVHTRDQLVTTVWGYGHVGDGRTVDVHVARLRRKLGAEHRSSIVTVRRVGYKYVPSA from the coding sequence ATGGCCAATCTCCGTACCGTTCCTGCCGATTCCCCCACGGCCGCCGTTCCCCATCCGCCCCACCACCGCCACCGGCTTCGGGCGGTGGCACCCGACGAAGCCCCCGCCGCCGCCCGTGGAGCCGCCCCCGAGCTCCGTCCGGGGATAGCGCCACGGCACAGCGCCCAACAGGTCGCCGAGCTGCTGAACTCCGGCGCGACCTGGCTCCCGGCGCCGCAGCACAGCCTGCCCGCCCTGCCCGGCCAGCCGCCGATGGTCGGCTACCTCGTCCTGGTGCCCGCCGAACAGACCCCCGGCCCGCCGCAGCCGCCCGCCGAGCCCGCCCCTGCCGCCCGGACCGGCGACGAGACGGTGCGGATCGACCCCGAGCAGCGGACCGTGCACGTCCTGGGCCGCCAACTGGACCTGACGTACCTGGAGTTCGAGCTGCTGGCCCATCTGGTCGCGCATCCGCACCGGGTGCACACCCGCGACCAGTTGGTGACCACGGTGTGGGGCTACGGGCACGTCGGCGACGGCCGCACCGTCGACGTCCATGTGGCGCGACTGCGGCGGAAGTTGGGCGCCGAGCACCGCAGCTCGATCGTGACCGTCCGCCGGGTCGGCTACAAGTACGTGCCGAGCGCCTGA
- a CDS encoding rhomboid-like protein, with protein sequence MTPLYVGALQLGVYATARLPASRRTALLRAHSTNVANLRAGRWGTLATSAAFAERPISPAYGVALLAALGTAEARWGAGCTAAVFAAGHVGASLLIYAGLRGRPGARPEAVAPPIPGAPGDAGAAGGATAHAVDVGASYGFYATLGALAASLPHRGARVAASGGLLALGAVPVVRRGRTFTDAGHLTALALGVAVGAVRTAARGRFPATGRASAEAAASTTPVREAAVSAGPPSARGGARPAGDGIASQRGWCERQIKGRLVQ encoded by the coding sequence ATGACGCCGCTGTATGTGGGGGCGCTGCAGCTCGGGGTGTACGCCACCGCCCGGCTGCCGGCGTCGCGACGTACGGCGCTGCTGCGGGCGCACTCCACCAACGTGGCCAATCTGCGCGCCGGCCGGTGGGGCACGCTGGCCACCAGCGCGGCCTTCGCGGAGCGACCGATATCGCCGGCGTACGGCGTCGCGCTGCTGGCGGCGCTCGGGACGGCCGAGGCGCGGTGGGGCGCCGGGTGCACGGCGGCGGTGTTCGCGGCCGGGCACGTGGGTGCCAGCCTGTTGATCTACGCGGGCCTGCGGGGGCGGCCCGGGGCCCGGCCGGAGGCGGTCGCGCCGCCGATACCGGGTGCGCCCGGCGACGCCGGCGCCGCGGGCGGGGCCACCGCGCACGCCGTCGACGTCGGGGCGAGTTACGGCTTCTACGCCACGCTCGGCGCGCTGGCCGCGTCGCTGCCGCACCGGGGTGCGCGCGTGGCGGCGTCCGGCGGGCTGCTGGCGCTGGGCGCGGTGCCGGTGGTCCGCCGCGGCCGGACGTTCACCGATGCCGGGCATCTGACGGCGCTGGCCCTCGGGGTGGCGGTCGGGGCCGTGCGCACAGCGGCGCGGGGACGTTTTCCGGCCACCGGGCGGGCGTCCGCAGAAGCGGCCGCTTCGACAACTCCGGTGCGGGAAGCGGCAGTCAGCGCCGGCCCGCCCTCGGCGCGCGGGGGTGCGCGACCGGCGGGCGACGGGATCGCGTCACAACGGGGGTGGTGTGAAAGACAGATCAAGGGCCGTCTGGTTCAATAG